A genomic window from Haladaptatus caseinilyticus includes:
- a CDS encoding DUF7344 domain-containing protein encodes MGEDEPDDLYDILLDESIDDPIYRALANQRRRYVLYVLKERERITMDELADVLTGWIHAREYRMASSVDREQLATELREADIPALEDAGLARYDDRKAVLTLAELPPPVARLLDWAQRNDYENSPDPNTSW; translated from the coding sequence GTGGGGGAAGACGAGCCGGATGACCTGTACGATATCCTCCTGGACGAATCGATAGACGACCCGATTTACCGAGCGTTGGCGAATCAGCGGCGGCGGTACGTACTGTACGTCCTCAAGGAGCGCGAGCGAATCACGATGGACGAACTGGCGGACGTTCTCACCGGCTGGATTCATGCACGCGAGTATCGGATGGCCTCGTCTGTAGACCGTGAGCAGTTAGCAACGGAACTTCGAGAGGCGGATATTCCTGCACTCGAGGATGCAGGTCTCGCTCGCTACGACGACCGGAAAGCCGTCCTCACGCTCGCGGAGTTACCACCCCCCGTCGCCCGACTCCTCGATTGGGCACAGCGAAACGACTACGAAAACAGCCCCGATCCGAACACGAGTTGGTAG
- the solA gene encoding N-methyl-L-tryptophan oxidase — MTHYDTIVVGVGGMGSATASHLANRGQDVLGLERYDVPHAQGSSHGVTRIIRKAYYEHPDYVPLLERAYDLWRELDDGHPTQLLHTTGCIVAGPEGSEKVAGARESCEKHDIDYELLSAAEINDRYSGYDLPEDFVAVVEPEGGFLHVEQCVVAHVQSALGNNAEIRAREAVLDWEPTPDDGVRVETDKASYTTDTMVVTAGAWAANLLPTLEPRAVPERQVLGWFQPESPERYQSHSFPVFTVECEEGYFYGFPEYGVPGYKVGKYNHFREQVNPDEMAEPDQADERVLRDFTERYFPDAAGTTMRLETCLFTNSPDGHFIIDTLPDHPQVVVGAGFSGHGFKLSSVVGEILAELAIEGESRHDIDLFSVNRF; from the coding sequence ATGACTCATTACGACACCATCGTCGTCGGCGTCGGGGGAATGGGCAGTGCAACGGCGTCCCATCTGGCGAACCGGGGACAGGACGTACTCGGACTCGAACGCTACGACGTGCCACACGCACAGGGGTCGTCACACGGTGTGACCCGGATCATCCGGAAAGCGTACTACGAACATCCGGACTACGTTCCGCTCCTCGAACGCGCCTACGACCTGTGGCGAGAACTGGACGACGGGCACCCGACACAGCTCCTGCACACGACGGGCTGTATCGTCGCGGGCCCCGAGGGAAGCGAGAAAGTCGCCGGTGCACGCGAATCCTGCGAGAAACACGACATTGACTACGAACTGCTCTCGGCCGCGGAAATCAACGACCGCTATTCCGGCTACGACCTCCCGGAGGATTTCGTCGCCGTCGTGGAACCGGAGGGTGGGTTTCTTCACGTCGAACAGTGCGTTGTCGCCCACGTCCAGTCGGCTCTCGGAAACAACGCGGAGATTCGCGCCAGGGAAGCGGTTCTCGATTGGGAACCCACGCCGGATGACGGTGTCCGCGTCGAGACGGACAAAGCGAGTTACACAACGGACACGATGGTCGTCACGGCGGGTGCATGGGCCGCGAACCTGCTTCCGACGTTGGAACCGCGGGCGGTTCCGGAGCGACAGGTACTCGGCTGGTTCCAACCGGAATCGCCCGAACGCTACCAGTCTCACAGCTTTCCCGTTTTCACCGTGGAGTGCGAGGAGGGCTACTTCTATGGGTTCCCGGAGTACGGCGTTCCAGGGTACAAGGTCGGCAAATACAACCACTTCCGCGAACAGGTGAACCCGGACGAGATGGCAGAGCCGGATCAGGCCGACGAACGCGTCCTCCGCGACTTCACCGAGCGCTATTTCCCCGACGCCGCGGGGACGACGATGCGCTTGGAAACGTGTCTCTTTACCAATTCTCCGGACGGACATTTCATCATCGATACGCTTCCCGACCACCCGCAGGTCGTCGTCGGTGCGGGCTTTTCCGGCCACGGGTTCAAACTCTCGAGCGTCGTCGGCGAGATTCTGGCGGAGTTGGCCATCGAAGGCGAGAGCCGACACGACATCGACCTGTTCTCGGTGAATCGGTTTTGA
- a CDS encoding NAD(P)/FAD-dependent oxidoreductase, protein MYDAIIVGGGIVGASVAYHLARRDVETLLIDRHDDGRATDAGAGIISPATSSRTASNEWFELALDAAAYYPTLDERLTEEQDGDTGYSNCELLSVAVGDDEVPEFDATTDRIEKRRSRFGQPEPGTTTELTSDEARSKFPALAPTQRCRAYSDAARVDAQMFTAALLRAGKHHGLTTVEQDVTDIVHENGVVTGVNTADGDSYDAETVVVAGGAWSQAFETSLGVSIPVEPQRGQIIHLDCHDADTASWPILGAFRGHYMVPWPDNRVGVGATRETDSGFQPRTTVEGVHEVLDEVLRVAPGLRDAAVDEIRVGLRPRSADQLPVLGPIPTVEGVHLATGHGATGLQLGPYSGKLVADGISGESVDIEQFSVTRFE, encoded by the coding sequence ATGTACGACGCTATCATCGTCGGAGGTGGCATCGTCGGCGCGTCCGTGGCGTACCATCTCGCACGACGTGACGTGGAGACGCTCCTCATCGACCGTCACGACGACGGTCGTGCGACCGACGCAGGCGCGGGAATCATCTCACCAGCGACGAGCAGTCGAACCGCTTCGAACGAATGGTTCGAACTCGCGTTGGACGCCGCCGCCTACTATCCAACCCTCGACGAACGGTTGACCGAGGAACAGGACGGCGACACGGGGTACTCGAACTGTGAACTCCTCTCGGTAGCCGTCGGCGACGACGAGGTACCGGAGTTCGATGCCACGACGGACCGAATCGAGAAACGACGATCGAGGTTCGGCCAACCGGAACCGGGGACGACGACTGAACTCACGTCGGACGAAGCGCGTTCGAAATTCCCGGCACTGGCCCCCACACAGCGATGCCGTGCATACAGCGACGCGGCACGGGTAGACGCTCAGATGTTTACGGCCGCCTTGCTTCGTGCCGGAAAACATCACGGCCTCACAACCGTCGAGCAGGACGTGACGGATATCGTCCACGAGAACGGGGTCGTCACGGGGGTCAACACCGCTGACGGCGACAGCTACGACGCCGAAACCGTGGTCGTCGCCGGAGGGGCGTGGTCGCAAGCGTTCGAAACATCGCTCGGCGTCTCGATTCCGGTCGAACCACAACGCGGCCAAATCATTCACCTCGACTGCCACGATGCCGATACGGCGTCGTGGCCCATCCTCGGTGCGTTTCGCGGTCACTACATGGTACCATGGCCGGACAACCGAGTCGGGGTCGGAGCAACCCGCGAAACCGATTCCGGGTTCCAACCACGAACGACGGTAGAGGGCGTCCACGAGGTCCTCGACGAGGTACTTCGTGTCGCACCGGGTCTCCGGGACGCAGCGGTAGACGAAATTCGAGTCGGCCTTCGGCCACGCTCGGCCGACCAACTGCCGGTGTTGGGGCCGATTCCGACCGTCGAGGGAGTTCATTTGGCGACCGGCCACGGAGCGACGGGTCTACAACTCGGACCGTACAGCGGAAAGCTGGTCGCCGACGGAATCAGCGGCGAATCGGTCGATATCGAACAGTTCAGTGTGACTCGATTCGAGTGA
- a CDS encoding flippase, producing the protein MAENNTHLSDLLSSSVLIVLGVAVASIGRLVERMVIAQRFSPELYGEVTIAFAIMTVGTTISLVGLNDGIPRFVSRFEDERDVRGVWILGLTVSLAVSLIVSAVLLLNIDRITGVLFETETSSELVPLFIITIPASVGLTVGVSALRGMENTRYKLYTKDFLHPCLRIVLLIGLLGTGFDLLSVGYAYFVATLGTLVVVYFLSNRLVRLVGPIRTHGRELLTYSAPLIVTMVLSILLTRMDTLMLADMRTSAEVGVYNAAYPLANSLLMVISSFGYLYLPLTSRLDADGEHEEITDIYRITTKWIYVFTFPAFLVFTVFPEDVLSIFFGQQYVGGGIALAILSVGFFTSAAAGRNRTTLAALGYTKSILRVDVLTLALNFALNVFLIPRHGFVGAAVASSGAYVLRNVAFNVVLQWKSGINPLSTYTARTYLVLPVVLFPIGILASNWLTLTAITLPVFLVLSGVLGLVAVALTGCLQPEDGAFVEFIEGAIGTEVPGIHRYVKARGE; encoded by the coding sequence ATGGCAGAAAATAATACTCACCTTTCGGACCTCTTGTCGAGTTCAGTGCTCATCGTCCTCGGCGTCGCTGTCGCATCCATCGGCCGATTAGTCGAACGAATGGTAATCGCCCAGCGGTTTTCACCGGAACTCTACGGCGAGGTAACTATCGCCTTCGCCATCATGACGGTGGGAACCACGATATCGCTTGTCGGCCTGAACGATGGCATCCCACGATTCGTTTCCCGGTTCGAGGACGAACGGGATGTCCGCGGCGTTTGGATACTCGGGTTGACCGTCTCGCTTGCGGTGAGCCTCATCGTTTCCGCGGTTTTGCTGCTGAATATCGACCGGATAACCGGCGTTTTGTTCGAGACGGAGACATCCAGCGAACTGGTTCCGCTGTTCATCATCACGATCCCCGCCAGCGTCGGTCTGACGGTTGGCGTCAGCGCACTTCGTGGGATGGAAAATACGCGCTATAAACTGTACACCAAGGACTTTCTCCATCCGTGTCTGCGCATCGTATTGTTGATCGGCTTACTCGGAACTGGATTCGACTTGCTCTCGGTCGGCTACGCGTACTTCGTCGCGACGCTCGGTACGCTCGTCGTCGTCTATTTCCTCTCGAATCGACTGGTCCGACTCGTCGGGCCGATACGAACGCACGGTCGGGAACTACTCACCTATTCGGCACCCCTCATCGTCACGATGGTGTTATCGATCCTCCTCACCCGGATGGACACCCTCATGCTCGCGGACATGCGAACCTCCGCCGAAGTCGGCGTTTACAACGCGGCCTACCCTCTCGCGAACAGCCTCCTGATGGTCATCTCCTCGTTCGGCTATCTCTATCTGCCACTCACTTCACGACTCGACGCCGATGGCGAACACGAGGAAATAACCGACATCTACCGCATCACGACGAAGTGGATATACGTGTTCACGTTTCCCGCGTTTCTGGTGTTCACCGTGTTTCCGGAGGACGTGCTCTCGATCTTCTTCGGCCAGCAGTACGTTGGCGGAGGTATCGCGCTCGCCATCCTCTCCGTCGGCTTCTTCACGAGCGCGGCCGCCGGGCGAAACCGGACGACGCTCGCCGCGCTTGGATACACGAAATCCATCCTCCGGGTGGACGTGCTGACGCTCGCGCTCAACTTCGCCCTGAACGTATTCTTGATTCCGCGGCACGGATTCGTCGGCGCCGCGGTCGCATCCTCCGGTGCGTACGTTCTTCGCAACGTCGCGTTCAACGTCGTACTCCAGTGGAAATCCGGTATCAACCCGCTTTCGACGTACACCGCGCGAACCTATCTCGTGCTACCCGTCGTGTTGTTTCCGATCGGGATTCTCGCCTCAAACTGGTTGACACTGACCGCCATAACGCTTCCCGTGTTCCTCGTGCTGTCGGGAGTTCTGGGATTGGTCGCAGTCGCCCTCACGGGATGTCTGCAACCCGAAGACGGGGCGTTCGTGGAGTTCATCGAGGGAGCGATCGGAACGGAGGTTCCGGGGATTCATCGATACGTGAAAGCGCGAGGTGAGTGA
- a CDS encoding glycosyltransferase family 4 protein, with protein MKSHQASDERTKAASLGTGNAEQLTIGTYFSNAGTRDAGGVVMYVQELVDALATHQPAYLYTDAGELTPKMRRTEAHIVQLEAEHGVLGELIARLPNTGSAVSSVLDENLSPLLRGVRDGTIHHINETVDILVTHDFLDDLVLSNLLDIPVVRVFHGFERAGVGMRVRERLSTGYSVVNSEQTKREFVDHLEYEPDGIVYPGVDIDRFRPDVTPAFDRDEWTILYVGRFVESKGLFDLVDAVAELPDDVHLHLVGRGDIDTLKRRIEARGIESRTIIEGTVPHDELPGYYASADVFCLPSWYESFGMVNVEAMACGTPVVTTALDGVTEYAVDCETAMLVPPSAPGELADAVASLRSSPGLRERLERNGRETAKQYSWERASERLVETCREIVADADSSLQR; from the coding sequence ATGAAATCTCACCAGGCGAGCGACGAACGCACGAAGGCGGCCAGTTTGGGGACCGGAAACGCCGAACAATTGACCATCGGGACGTATTTCAGCAACGCCGGGACACGGGATGCGGGTGGCGTCGTGATGTACGTACAGGAACTGGTGGATGCACTGGCGACCCACCAGCCGGCGTATCTGTACACCGATGCCGGGGAGTTGACGCCGAAAATGCGCAGAACGGAGGCGCACATCGTTCAGTTGGAGGCCGAACACGGCGTGTTGGGGGAGCTCATTGCAAGACTTCCGAACACGGGTTCCGCCGTGTCGTCCGTACTGGACGAAAATCTCTCCCCCCTCCTTCGAGGGGTTCGGGATGGGACGATTCACCACATAAACGAAACCGTCGATATCCTCGTGACACACGATTTTCTGGACGACCTCGTTCTCTCCAATCTCCTCGATATTCCCGTCGTTCGCGTCTTTCATGGCTTCGAACGAGCAGGCGTCGGAATGCGGGTGCGTGAGCGACTTTCGACGGGCTACTCGGTGGTGAACTCCGAGCAGACGAAACGGGAGTTCGTCGACCACCTGGAGTACGAACCCGACGGCATCGTGTACCCCGGTGTCGATATCGACCGGTTTCGCCCCGACGTGACCCCGGCGTTCGACCGCGACGAGTGGACGATCCTGTACGTCGGTCGGTTCGTCGAGTCGAAGGGGCTCTTCGACCTCGTGGATGCGGTTGCCGAACTACCGGACGACGTTCACCTCCACCTCGTCGGCCGGGGAGATATCGACACCCTGAAACGGCGAATCGAAGCCCGCGGGATCGAATCGAGGACCATCATCGAGGGAACGGTGCCACACGACGAACTGCCGGGATACTATGCTTCTGCGGACGTATTCTGCCTTCCCTCGTGGTACGAGAGCTTCGGAATGGTAAACGTGGAAGCGATGGCCTGCGGTACTCCGGTCGTGACGACGGCGTTGGACGGCGTTACGGAGTACGCCGTCGATTGCGAGACGGCGATGCTCGTGCCGCCGAGCGCGCCGGGCGAACTCGCAGACGCGGTCGCATCCCTTCGCTCGTCACCTGGGCTGAGGGAACGACTCGAAAGGAACGGCCGGGAGACGGCGAAGCAGTACTCGTGGGAAAGGGCCTCGGAACGGCTCGTGGAGACGTGTCGCGAAATCGTCGCGGACGCCGATTCCTCACTTCAGCGATGA
- a CDS encoding TOBE domain-containing protein, producing MTDDTPRPTFDAQLVAGGVAFDARDAQLLHAIDEEGSLNAAASSLGRSYAHAQRRIVELEAEFGELVCRERGGSSGGGSTVTECAWELLQQFRRLTAESSGLTEVDETVLDGTVLERDGEFGLVETDTGIVRALVPPGIENVEVFVRSDVITLYSPKSAPRGDETSARNQFEGTVRDIERGERIARVTVGTDDSSPFLALVTTTSVERLGLEPGTEVVVSFKATATRAVPRSSLK from the coding sequence ATGACGGACGACACACCCCGGCCCACGTTCGATGCACAACTCGTCGCCGGCGGGGTCGCCTTCGACGCGAGGGACGCACAACTGCTCCACGCGATCGACGAAGAGGGGTCACTGAACGCGGCCGCGAGCTCCCTCGGGCGATCATACGCACACGCACAGCGGAGGATCGTGGAACTGGAAGCCGAATTCGGGGAGCTGGTATGTCGGGAACGTGGCGGGTCGAGCGGCGGCGGGAGCACCGTGACCGAGTGTGCGTGGGAACTCCTTCAGCAGTTTCGCCGACTCACCGCAGAGTCGTCCGGCCTGACCGAGGTGGACGAAACGGTACTCGATGGAACCGTCCTCGAACGAGATGGCGAGTTCGGACTCGTGGAAACCGACACAGGAATCGTCCGGGCGCTGGTTCCTCCGGGCATCGAAAACGTGGAGGTGTTCGTTCGCTCGGACGTGATAACGCTGTACAGTCCGAAATCGGCCCCACGGGGCGATGAGACAAGTGCGCGAAACCAGTTCGAGGGCACGGTTCGGGACATAGAGCGTGGCGAGCGAATCGCTCGCGTCACGGTCGGTACCGATGATTCATCGCCTTTTCTCGCACTGGTTACGACGACGAGCGTCGAACGGCTGGGGTTGGAACCCGGCACGGAAGTCGTCGTTTCGTTCAAGGCGACTGCGACACGGGCGGTGCCGCGTTCATCGCTGAAGTGA